A region from the Clostridium beijerinckii genome encodes:
- a CDS encoding oxygen-independent coproporphyrinogen III oxidase has translation MKEISLYIHIPFCKQKCLYCDFPSYSGKEILMEEYIDALNREILQKAEKYNINSIFIGGGTPSYLRESNLQSLLVTLNKLKLKQNLEFTVECNPGTLNGRNLDIMKKYNVNRISMGLQSTKNSILKEIGRIHSYEEFKNNYFLARDMGFDNINVDLMFGLPNQTLKDWEESLEEIAKLKPAHISAYSLIIEEGTRFYNLYEQDKLNLPDEDEERLMYLSTKDILKKHGYHQYEISNFAKTDKECFHNKTYWKCNEYLGLGVSASSFIDQKRIKNIDNIEEYIQKINSGENVIEEIHVNDISDDMEEFVFMGLRMIEGIKINEFKERFNKDIYEVYGDVIKKNIKKELLICNSEKLILSSRGMEISNYVMSDFIL, from the coding sequence ATGAAAGAGATTTCTTTATATATACATATTCCGTTTTGTAAACAAAAATGCCTTTATTGTGATTTTCCATCTTATTCTGGAAAAGAAATATTAATGGAGGAATATATAGATGCTCTTAATAGAGAAATATTACAAAAGGCTGAGAAGTATAATATAAATAGCATATTTATTGGTGGTGGTACACCTTCATACTTAAGAGAATCCAATTTACAAAGTCTGTTAGTTACTTTAAATAAATTAAAATTAAAACAAAATTTAGAATTTACAGTAGAATGTAATCCAGGAACATTAAATGGAAGAAATTTAGATATTATGAAAAAATATAATGTTAATAGAATAAGCATGGGATTACAATCTACAAAAAATTCTATTTTAAAGGAAATTGGAAGAATACATAGTTATGAAGAGTTTAAAAACAATTATTTTTTGGCTAGAGATATGGGATTTGACAATATAAATGTAGATTTAATGTTTGGATTGCCAAATCAAACTCTTAAAGATTGGGAAGAATCTTTAGAGGAAATAGCAAAGCTTAAGCCTGCTCATATATCAGCATATAGCTTAATAATTGAAGAAGGAACACGCTTTTATAATTTATATGAACAAGATAAATTGAATTTGCCAGATGAAGATGAAGAGAGACTTATGTATTTATCAACGAAAGATATTTTAAAAAAACATGGATATCACCAATATGAAATATCCAATTTTGCTAAGACAGATAAAGAATGTTTTCATAACAAAACTTATTGGAAATGTAATGAATATTTAGGATTAGGCGTATCAGCTAGTTCATTTATAGATCAAAAGCGAATTAAAAATATAGATAATATTGAGGAGTATATACAAAAGATAAATAGTGGTGAAAATGTAATAGAAGAAATTCATGTAAATGATATAAGTGATGATATGGAAGAATTTGTTTTTATGGGGCTTAGGATGATTGAAGGAATAAAAATAAATGAATTTAAGGAAAGATTTAATAAAGATATATATGAAGTCTATGGCGATGTGATTAAAAAAAATATAAAAAAAGAATTATTAATTTGTAATTCGGAGAAACTAATTTTAAGTTCTAGAGGTATGGAAATATCCAATTATGTTATGAGTGATTTTATATTATAA
- a CDS encoding heat-inducible transcriptional repressor HrcA, whose translation MSIEDRKIRILQAIINDYIRTGDPVGSRTLAKNYNLGIGSATIRNEMADLEDMGYLEQPHASAGRIPSSKGYRLYVDKLMDNQRLTVEEDLKIKQYIIDSAMLEVDKIVKQTSALLSELTKLTCVIESPSVKKSFVKSIQLIKVDEYNLVSVFLTDTGLIKNHMIKLNNGVPKIETLMRINQVINNRLVNLSIEEINLEVINNLKNDLGEYEEIFNAILPVLYETLNTTNSSEVFMEGTTNIFNYAEYNDIDKAKEILSLFNDKESIMDLFNPQDNITISIGDENYKQQAKDCSIISAEYSFRDRPIGKIGLIGPRRINYSKVITIMAEVIKELNNMLSNEKI comes from the coding sequence ATGAGTATTGAGGACAGAAAAATAAGAATACTTCAAGCTATTATCAATGACTATATTCGTACAGGAGATCCTGTAGGGTCAAGAACACTTGCTAAAAACTATAACTTAGGTATCGGCTCTGCAACTATAAGAAATGAAATGGCTGATCTTGAAGATATGGGATACTTAGAACAACCTCATGCTTCTGCAGGAAGAATTCCTTCTAGTAAGGGATATAGATTATATGTTGATAAACTTATGGACAATCAAAGGCTGACAGTTGAGGAAGATTTGAAAATTAAACAATATATAATTGATTCTGCAATGCTTGAAGTAGATAAAATTGTAAAGCAGACTAGTGCATTGTTGTCAGAACTTACTAAATTGACTTGCGTGATTGAATCTCCATCAGTTAAAAAGAGCTTTGTTAAATCAATTCAGCTTATTAAAGTTGATGAATATAATTTAGTATCAGTTTTTTTAACAGATACTGGCCTTATAAAAAATCATATGATTAAGTTGAACAATGGAGTTCCTAAAATTGAAACTTTAATGCGAATAAATCAAGTTATTAATAATAGATTAGTAAATCTTTCAATAGAAGAAATTAATCTAGAAGTAATTAATAATCTAAAAAATGATTTGGGCGAATATGAAGAAATATTTAATGCAATTTTACCTGTTTTATATGAAACATTAAATACAACAAATTCGTCAGAAGTGTTTATGGAAGGAACAACCAATATATTCAATTATGCAGAATATAACGACATTGATAAAGCTAAAGAAATATTATCACTTTTTAACGATAAAGAATCTATAATGGATTTATTTAATCCACAAGATAATATTACAATTAGTATAGGCGATGAAAATTATAAACAACAAGCTAAGGACTGCAGTATAATATCTGCTGAATATTCTTTTAGAGATAGACCAATTGGTAAAATTGGGTTAATTGGACCTAGAAGAATTAATTATTCAAAGGTAATAACAATTATGGCGGAAGTCATAAAAGAACTTAATAATATGTTAAGTAATGAAAAAATATAG
- a CDS encoding nucleotide exchange factor GrpE, giving the protein MKNEELNNEEIKDETVTNENQITNNDQMENEESSETLDEVSENEGTTDGELNIVKKQKDENKKLQEELDMTKDRLLRVTAEYDNYRKRTTKEKEGIYSDAYVDVLKEIIPIIDNLERAVAADGSIEDLKKGIEMTIKGCQDSFTKLGIEEIDASGEFDPNVHNAVMHIEDESLEKNVIAEVFQKGYKKDDKIIRHTMVKVAN; this is encoded by the coding sequence ATGAAAAATGAAGAACTGAATAATGAAGAAATTAAAGATGAAACAGTAACTAATGAAAATCAAATTACAAATAATGACCAAATGGAAAATGAGGAATCTAGTGAAACACTTGATGAAGTTTCTGAAAATGAGGGGACTACAGATGGTGAACTAAATATAGTAAAAAAGCAAAAAGACGAAAATAAGAAATTACAAGAAGAATTAGATATGACTAAAGATAGACTTTTAAGAGTGACAGCTGAATATGACAATTATAGAAAAAGAACAACTAAAGAAAAAGAAGGAATATATAGTGATGCATATGTAGATGTATTAAAAGAAATTATTCCAATTATTGATAATTTAGAAAGAGCTGTTGCAGCTGATGGAAGCATAGAAGATTTGAAAAAAGGAATTGAGATGACAATAAAAGGATGTCAAGATTCATTTACAAAGCTTGGAATTGAAGAAATAGATGCTTCGGGAGAATTTGATCCTAATGTTCACAATGCAGTAATGCATATAGAGGATGAAAGTTTAGAAAAAAATGTAATAGCAGAAGTATTCCAAAAAGGATACAAAAAGGATGATAAAATAATAAGACATACAATGGTTAAAGTAGCTAATTAA